Below is a genomic region from Hylemonella gracilis.
TAGGTCACTGCGGCGATGCGGTTGGTCACGCGCGTGAGGTCCACCATGCCGATGACGGCGATCGCCGGGCTGCCCTTGACCAGGAAGGTCATTTCGTTGATCAGGCCCGGCATGCTGGTCACGGCCATCTGAGGCAGCATGATGCGGTGGAAGGCTTGCAGCCGCGTCATGCCGCAGGCGAGAGCCGCTTCCAGCTGCTCACGCGAGAAGCCCCGGAAGGCCGAACGCCAGACCTCGGCGTTGAATGCCGAGGTGTTGATGGTCAGCGCCAGCACGGCGGCGACTTCACGGTTCAGTGACAAGCCCATCTTGGGCGAGGCCAGGAAGATGAAGAGCACCAGTGTCACCAGGGGCGTGGCGCGCGCGAAGCTGATCCAGGCGGCGAGCAGCGGGTCCAGCAGCGGCACGCGCGCCATGCGCAGCAGCGCCAGGCCCAGGCCGATCACCACGCCCATGGCAATGGCCAGACCCGAGGTCCAGGCCGTGACCCAGGCCCCGGCGAACAGCATGCGCCAGGCTTGTTCGTCCATGGTGTTGGTTCAGGTTCCCAGTCGTCGTGGTCTTACATGCCGGCGAGCTTCTTGAATTGCTCGTAGTTGGTGATGGGTTCGGTGGGCAGGGCCGGGAAGGCTTCGCCGAACCACTTCTTCTGCAGCTCGGCCAGGCGACCGCTCTTGCGCAGCTCGCCCATGAATTCGGTCATCAGCTTGAGCAACTCGGGGTTGTTCTTGGGAATGGGCCAACCCGCGAAGCCGCCGCCGGAAACGGCCACGCCCTTGGCGAAGACCTTGGGCTTGGCTGCCACGATGGTGTTGGCCGGCACCACGGCGTCGATCACGTAATCCAGGCGGCCGTTGGCGAGGTCGGCCATGGCTTCGGGGTAGGAGGGGTACTCCACCACCTTGCCCAGCTTGCCGCCGACCTTGGTCAGCATGGCTTCCAGCTCGGGCAGGCGCGCCAGCAGGGCGCTGCCCGCCTGCACGCCCACGGTCTTGCCCGACAAGGTGGGGATGTCGCCCAGGCTCTTGTCGCCCGCGCGCTTGATGTAGAAGTGCTGGGCCGAGGCGAAGGGCGGCGTGAAGTTGAAGACCTTCAGGCGCTCTTCCGTCACCAGCGCGCCGGTGTAAGCCATGTCGTACTGGCCCGCCGCGACGGAGGCAAGCAGGCCCGTCCAGGGCAGGATTTCCTGCTGGACCTTGACGCTCTTCTTGGCCATGAATTTCTGCAGGTCGACCAGCATGTCGGCGTGGAAGCCCACCGGCTTGCCGTCCTGGATGTAGTTGAAGGGCTGATAGTCGTCCTCGGTGGCGACCTTGAACACGCCTTTCTTCTGGATGTCGGCGAGGTCGGCATGCGCCGACAGGGCCGCCGCAGAGAGGGCCAGGACCACCGCCAGCGTGCGGGCGATGGAACGCGCGGCGGCTTGGAAGGAGGCGGGAACGGAAGAAACAGTCAGGGGGGCCATGGTTGCTCCGGTCGGTCGTTGAAGGATGACCGGATTCATGCAAGGTTCGGGCCTTGGGCCACACCGCGCACCCAGGCAAGCGGGCGGCGATGGTGACAGTTGCGCAAGCTGCCTTGGCCAGTTGCCGCGTGGCCCGCGCTGCCTGGGCCTCGGCAGCCCGCGCCAGCTTTTTCGGGTACGCCCCTTGCTTGAAGCTGGATGTGATCGACCACTACTTCCACCTGGACTTCGAGCGCACGCGGGGCTTGCAGGAGCAGTTGCGCGAGGCCTTGGTGGATGCCATCTTGCACGGAGCCTTTCCACCCGACGAGCCCCTGCCTTCCTGCCGCGACCTATCGCGCCAGCTTTCGGTGGCGCGCAACACGGTGGCCCTGGTTTACGAGAGTTTGTTGGAAAAAGGTTTCCTGCAAAGCCGCCCACGCAGCGGTTATTACCTGCACCCCGACTACCGCGAACTGGCAAGCGGCCCACAGGGAGGGGCCGTTTCGGGCGCGGTCAGCGTCGAGGCCCATGACCCGGCAGCGGGCACGGCACGCTCCCCAAGCTGGGGCGCACGCATCCGCCAGCCGGCCGGGCCGCGCCAGGGCATCCTGCGGCCCAGCAACTGGCGGCAGTTCCAGTACCCTTTTGCCTATGGTCAGGCCGATCCCGCCTTGTTCCCCGCTGCGGCTTGGCGCCGTGCGGCGCGCGAGACGCTGCAATCGAAAAGGCACCGCGACTTCTGGATCGGTGACGCGGTGGACCAGGATGACCCCGAACTGATCACGCAGCTGCGCACCCGGGTGCTGCCCAAGCGCGGCATTCAGGCTGCGCCGGGTGAAATCCTGGTCACCCAGGGGTCGCAGAACGCCCTCTACCTGCTGGCGCGCCTGCTGATGGGGCCGGGCGTGCGCGTCGGGCTGGAGAACCCGGGCTTTCGCGACGCCTGGAATGTATTTGCCATGCAGAACGCCGATATCTCCCTGCACGCGGTGGACGGGCACGGCCTCTGCCTCGACGAAGGACTCGCCGATTGCGACTACGTCTACATCACGCCCAGCCACCAGGTGCCCACGGGCGTCACGCTCAGCGCCGAGCGGCGCACGCAACTGTGGCAACAGGCGCACCTACGCGACCAGGTGCTGATCGAGGACGACTACGATGCCGACCTCGATCTCTCCAGCCACCCGCCGCCCGCGCTCAAGGCGGCGGACCGGCATGGCCGGGTCATCTACCTGAGCAGCTTTTCCAAGAGCCTGGGCCCGGGCCTGCGCCTGGGCTACCTGGTGGCCGACGAGGAACTGGTGCGTGAGCTGCGCGCCCTGCGCCGTCTGATGCTGCGCCACGCGCCCCTGCCTGCCCAGCGCCTGTTGGCCCGCTTCCTGGCCGAGGGGGATTACGACGCGCACCTGCGTCGCTACCGCGCAGCCCACGCGCGCAAGCACGACGCGCTGCGCCACGCCATCGAGCAGCACCTGGACGGTTGCGCATGTGCAGGGGGCTCAGGAGCGTCGGCATTCTGGCTGCAAGCGCCTGAAGCCGTCAGCGCGCAGAAGCTGGCCTGGGCGGCCTCGCGCCGCAGCGTATTGATCGAGCCGGGCGCGCCCCATTTCTTCGACAACCATCCGCCGGACCGGCATTTCCGTCTCGGCTTTTCCGCCATCAGCGCCGAGCGCATCGCGCCGGGCATCGAGTTGCTGGCGGATGTGATGGCGCGGGTGTAGCCTGTTCTCGCCTGCAGGATTGCGACGAGGTTTAAATTTTCCCGTGCTCCGTCAGCACCTCGTCCAGGACCGACAACGCTTGTTTCACCTGTTCCCCGTCCACGATGCACGGCGGGGCGAGGTGAAAGCGGTTTTCCACCGCGAA
It encodes:
- a CDS encoding amino acid ABC transporter permease produces the protein MDEQAWRMLFAGAWVTAWTSGLAIAMGVVIGLGLALLRMARVPLLDPLLAAWISFARATPLVTLVLFIFLASPKMGLSLNREVAAVLALTINTSAFNAEVWRSAFRGFSREQLEAALACGMTRLQAFHRIMLPQMAVTSMPGLINEMTFLVKGSPAIAVIGMVDLTRVTNRIAAVTYEPLPPILAAAVLYMALIALMVKLQALAQRNAHRLAM
- a CDS encoding transporter substrate-binding domain-containing protein — encoded protein: MAPLTVSSVPASFQAAARSIARTLAVVLALSAAALSAHADLADIQKKGVFKVATEDDYQPFNYIQDGKPVGFHADMLVDLQKFMAKKSVKVQQEILPWTGLLASVAAGQYDMAYTGALVTEERLKVFNFTPPFASAQHFYIKRAGDKSLGDIPTLSGKTVGVQAGSALLARLPELEAMLTKVGGKLGKVVEYPSYPEAMADLANGRLDYVIDAVVPANTIVAAKPKVFAKGVAVSGGGFAGWPIPKNNPELLKLMTEFMGELRKSGRLAELQKKWFGEAFPALPTEPITNYEQFKKLAGM
- a CDS encoding PLP-dependent aminotransferase family protein, whose protein sequence is MGHTAHPGKRAAMVTVAQAALASCRVARAAWASAARASFFGYAPCLKLDVIDHYFHLDFERTRGLQEQLREALVDAILHGAFPPDEPLPSCRDLSRQLSVARNTVALVYESLLEKGFLQSRPRSGYYLHPDYRELASGPQGGAVSGAVSVEAHDPAAGTARSPSWGARIRQPAGPRQGILRPSNWRQFQYPFAYGQADPALFPAAAWRRAARETLQSKRHRDFWIGDAVDQDDPELITQLRTRVLPKRGIQAAPGEILVTQGSQNALYLLARLLMGPGVRVGLENPGFRDAWNVFAMQNADISLHAVDGHGLCLDEGLADCDYVYITPSHQVPTGVTLSAERRTQLWQQAHLRDQVLIEDDYDADLDLSSHPPPALKAADRHGRVIYLSSFSKSLGPGLRLGYLVADEELVRELRALRRLMLRHAPLPAQRLLARFLAEGDYDAHLRRYRAAHARKHDALRHAIEQHLDGCACAGGSGASAFWLQAPEAVSAQKLAWAASRRSVLIEPGAPHFFDNHPPDRHFRLGFSAISAERIAPGIELLADVMARV